TAGTGGGTGCACAGTACTTTGTGCGCGCTCATGCTGGATCGGCGTTCCAGCAGCGCCACCTTGGCGCCCTGGCGTGCGTAGAGAATCGCTGCCGTACAGCCGGCAACACTGGCCCCATTGATGACGACGTCATAATTTTGGGTCTGGTTTTCTGGCACGACTGACCTCTCGTACGTTCTTGACGAAATGCAATCAGCGATTTCCCGGGTAATGTCAAACGGCCTGTACCACGGCACACGACCAGGTAAAGCCGCCACCGCCGCCGATCAACACGGCGAATTCGCCGGATTCGAGATCGGGGGACGCGGAGATACTGGCCATATTGGCGAACATGTCACCCGCCCCCAAATGTCCGCTGTCCTCTCGCTCCCGCAGTGTCTTCCCGGCCACCAGCCCCTCGAGGACGGGCAGATACATCATGTCGAGAACACTGTCGCTGAGGCGTGGCAGGGCAACATAGCGAATACGGGCGTCGCCGGGCTCGACGCCGGCCTCGGTGAGCGCCTTCAGCAGGACGGTGCGCACGCTTGATCGCGCCGATTCGGTGAAGGCCGCGATTCCCCCGTGCTCCTCCAGGTAAGCCTTCTTCGGCCTTCTGACATCGATACGGCCGTCGCGCCAGAGAGGCGCCGGGCTGAACTCGTCACGACCGCGGTACATCGACTCGTATCGGGCGTCCGTCACGAAGGCGAGTGACTTCAGAACGAGTCCGGAAGGGGGCCGTTCCCGATCCAGGCGGCGCAGGAGTGCCGCTGTGCCGGCATCGCCGTACACCACGCCGTAGTCCGCGGCCCAGCGGTCGAATCCGGGCGGGCAGAAACGGTCCGCGGTGGTGACCAGCGCGGCCTGGAGACACGCGTCTGCGGTGAGCTTGTCCACGGCGACGCCGAGTGCCGCAGCGCCGGCGTTGGACATCTGCTGGACGCCGAGCGGGAGTGCGGCGCGGGCCCCGATCCGGGCGGCGATGTAGTGGGCAGGGGACCAGAAGTCGTGGCCCTGGTGGTACAGCCAGCCATGCACCACCAGGCCGATGTCCTCGGGAGCGCACGTCGAGGCGCCGAGTGCGCGCTCCGCGGCCAGCACCGCCATGTCCGGTGCCGATGTCCCGGACACCGGGACCGCGGTCAGTCCGAGGTCGCGGCTCTCCTCGGCGGTGATCCGGCCCGCGGCCACCACGGCGGACGCCGTCTCACGCTCCTCCGGCAACCATGTCGTCACCGCTTCCAGGACAAGAAGTCCTGCGCCTTTCATAGGTTATTCCCCCGTGTAGCTGCATAGGGCGGCTTGGTCTTGCCGCTCCCTTTGCGTAATCGCGGCACGCACCCCTTGCGGGGCCCTGCTCGCTCACTTCACATCACTTGGTTGCATGAAGCGCGGATCGGTTTACAGCCGATGCCCAACAAGTCTGGTGACGTCCGTCACATCCGCCTCCACCGGGTATTCGTGCCGAGGCTGAAGCGAATGCGGAATGCCGTCTATCATTTTTCGGGTTCCGCTCCCGGTCGCTGCCGAGGTGACCGAAATCGGCCGGTTGGCGCGGAGTCGCCCATGGCATGATGAAGAAGTGGCGGCCTGTGCGCGAGGGTGCGGGCTACGGAGAGAGTTGGTTTTCGGGATGACTTCAGCGCTGATTCCGTGCAGCACACACGAATCCGATCGATCGACGGCAATCGCCCACCTCTTCGTCGCATACCGGTCACGTCTGCTCAAGCTTGCCGTCACTTTGGGTACGGATGCTGATGCGGAGGACATCGTCGCGGAGGCCTTCTATCAGCTCCACAAGAACTGGGACGATTTACGCTCCCCGGAGGCGGCTGCGGGCTACCTCCGGTCGGTCGTACGGAACCTGGCCCGTATGAGGTTGAGGCGGCTCGTGATAGCCCGCCGCTACGCCGAACCCCGGTGTGAGCCCATGGTGCACTCGGCCGAACAGCAGGCCCTGCTGAACAACGATCAGCGGGCGGTGGTCAAAGCCCTCAGAAGGCTCCCTCGCCGCCAATTCGAGGCCCTGATTCTCAGGCATTGGATGAATCTCAAGGAAGCGGAAATAGCCGAGGCGATGGGCATATCGGTCGGTGCGGTGAAGTCCCATACGTCACGGGGCATGACGAGGCTCTCCGAGATGCTTGAGTCGCGGGTCGCGTAGCCTGTCTCTCTCCGACCGCGGTGACGGCCGACGCTGCGGCGGTGTTGTCCGCGGTGTGGCCGATCTCGCCCTCGCGACCAGCCGCCAGGCCGTCAGCGCTGCCGTTGCAGCAGCGCGAACCGTGCCCCTTCCGGATCCGCCGCCGTCGCCACCCGGCCGTGCGCGGTGTCGTGGGTCGGCTTGAGGGCCTGCCCGCCCAGATGCACCAGGTGGTCCAGGGCGTCGTCGACGTCGGCGACCTGGAAGTACGTCACCCAGTGCGCGCCCCGGTCACGGGGCAGAGTCTGCCCCAGCCCGTGGATGCCGACGACGGGCCGGCCCCCGAGATTCAGGGTCACGTAGTCGAAGTCGGCGGACACCACCGGCTCCTCCTGGTAGCCGAACACCGTCCGGTAGAACTTGGCGACGGTCGCCGACTCGAAGGTCAGCAGCTCGTTCCAGGCGGGCGTGCCGGGGACGTCCGAGACGGCCGTGCCGAGGTGTGCGGAGGCCTGCCAGATGCCGAAGACCGCACCCGAGGGGTCGGAGCCGATCGCCAGGCGGCCGGCGTCGGCCGCGTCCAGCGGGCCCACGCCGATCGTGCCGCCGCAGCTGCGCACCGTCTCGGCGGTCAGATCCACGTTCTCCGAGGCGAAGTAGGGGGTCCACGCGATGGGCAGGTGACGGTCCGGCGGCAGCCGGCCGATGCCCGCCACCTCGTGCCCGTCGAGCAGCGCCCGTACATACGGGCCGAGTTGCTGGGGGCCCGGCTGGAACTCCCAGCCGAACAGCGTCCCGTAGAACTCCTGGGTCGCGGCCGGCCCGTGCACCATCAGGCTCACCCAGCAGGGCGTGCCGGGCGTGTGCCGAGCGGGTGTTGCGCCATTCGGGCCGGCTGACTCCCTAGCGTCGGTCATCGTCACTCTCTTCTCGGCCTCGCGGTGGGCGTGCTCTGCGCAGCCCTCGTGGGTACGCCCCAGCGGGACGCGCCCCCTGTGCGGGAGAATGCCTGATGTGCGGGGCGCTGTCCCTTGCGGCGCGCTTATCGGCAGGTCGTTCAGCTGTACAGCATGTGCTTGTTCCCGTACAGCGCGTCATCGGGCCGGCCCGGCCGAGCAGGGTAGCCGGACACGGACGGCTCGGCCATCCCTGTTGCGCGAGGATGGAGCCATGAACGCCATCATCTCCGCATCCGACCTCGCGAGCGACCTGACGGGCGCCAACCCGCCCGTCCTGCTCGATGTCCGCTGGCAGCTCACCGCGGCCAAGGCATCCGGTGAACCGCCGTACGACGGCCGGGCCGCGTACGAGGCAGGACACCTCCCCGGGGCAGTCTTCGTCGACCTGGACCGGGAGTTGGCCTCGGCGCCGGGGGAGGGCGGCCGGCATCCGCTGCCCGACCTCGCGCGCTTCGGTGCCGCGATGCGCCGGGCGGGCGTGTCGTCCGGGAGGCCGGTGGTCGTCTACGACGGCGGCCAGGGCTGGGCGGCGGCCCGGGCATGGTGGCTGCTGAGCTGGACGGGTCACCCGGACGTGCGGGTCCTCGACGGCGGGCTGCCGGCCTGGGAGGGGCCGTTGGAGAAGACCGTGCCGACACCGGCCGAGGGCGACTTCGTGCCCGAGCCGGGAGCGGACGGCCTGCTCGACGCCGACGCCGCCGCGGAGTTGGCGCGGTCCGGGGTGCTGCTGGACGCGCGGGTGGGGGAGCGCTACCGGGGCGAGGTGGAGCCGATCGATCCGGTGGCCGGGCACATCCCGGGAGCGGTGTCGGCGCCCACCACGGAGAACGTGGGAGCGGACGGGTGCTTCCTCCCCGCCGGGGAACTGCGCGCGCGGTTCAAGGGGCTTGGCGTGGCCGAGGACGCGCGGGTCGGCGTGTACTGCGGGTCGGGGGTGTCCGCGGCCCACGAGGTGCTGGCGCTTGCGGTCGCGGGCATTCCGGCGGAGCTGTACGTGGGTTCGTGGTCGGAGTGGTCCTCGGATCCGGACCGGCCGGTGGCGGTGGGACCGGATCCCCGGTAACCCGACACGAGCGAGGGCCGCACCCGGAAGGCGCGGCCCTCGTCCCCGTGTAGCCGTATCCGAAGCTGATCCGGTTACTCCTGCTTCTTGCGCCGCGTCCCGAACACGATCTCGTCCCAGCTCGGGACGGCGGCTCTGCGGCCCGGCCGGACGCCGTCGGCCTCGGCCTGCCGGTCGGTGGCGCCGACGAGCCGGTCTCGGTGGCTGCCGACGGAGCGTGGCATGAGCACGTCCGCGTAAGCGGAACCGGCCGAGGCGGCGGGAGCCGGGGGCTCCTCCGCCTCCGGTTCGGCGACGAGCTCCTCCTCCTCGGGCTCCGGTGCTGGGCGCTCCGGCACCACCAGGTCACCGCGGAAGCTCGGCACCGCCTCCAGCAGGCTGGTCAGCGAGTCCCGCTCATCCGCGCTCTCCTCCACCGGCTCGGACGCCTGCGCCGGAAGGCTGAGGCGCTCCCGGTCGCCGGAACGGTCCAGCGGCCGGTCGCGCGGCAGCCGGGCGATCCGGGGGACGAACGGGAAGCTGGGCTCGGGCGCCGTCAGGTCGTCGGACTCGCCGATGAGCATGCGCGCCTCGTCGTCGACGGCCTGGACGAGCCGCCGGGGCGGGTCGTACGTCCAGCTCGCCGAGTGGGGTTCGCCCGCGACGCGGTAGACCAGCAGGACTTCCCACGTGCCGTCGTCGCGACGCCACGAGTCCCACTGGGCGGTGTCCTTCTCGGCGCCGCGCAGCAGCAGCCGCTCCCGCACGACCTCGCCCAGCGGCGGACCGGAGTTCTCACCGGGGCGGCGGACCGGAGTCTTGCGGGCCCGCTCGGCCATGAACGCACGCTCGGCGAGCACCGGACCCTCGAAGCGGCGGACCCGGTCGACGGGGATGCCCGCCATCTGCGCGACCTCTTCCGCGGTCGCGCCGGCACGTATACGCGCCTGGATGTCGCGGGGGCGGAGGTGGCTCTCCACCTCGATCTCGATCTGGCCGAGGCGAGGACGGTCGCCGCGCACGGCGGCGCGGAGCCGTTCGTCGATCGGCAGCGTGTACTCCGTGCTGTCCGCAGCCTTCAGCACCAGCCGTGTGCCGTCATTCGAGACGGCCACGACACGCAGTTCGGGCATGGGGACCTCCCGGGTGGTGCCTGCCGACGTCACGTGCGTCGCTGCTTCCGCTAGTCGAGTGTGGCCTGCCCGGGTGCAGCCTGCCACAACCTTGCCGAGTTGCCCGGCGTGTCGGGCGCGGGCCCTGGATCGCCGTTATGGCACGGTTACCTATTCGCAACGCTAAGTGACGAATTCTGTCACCCTGTGCAACTAGCCCCCTCCCGGCGGTCCTTAAAGGCCCCGTACACCCTGACAGGAGACCGGACCCAGGGCTCGCAACAGTACTCCATTCGGGCCACGTGCGTGGATTGGCGCGCCGCCCAACTTCTGGGAAGGGGTCGGACTTGGCCGTCCCTTGCCCGCTTTCCTCGATCTTGAACGTGGGGAACTTCACGTAACCACCGGAAACGGAACTAACAGTTTCGGACACGCGTCCCCTTCTTGCGCAGTTGAACGACCGTGTACCGACGAACAGCCCGTCCGGCACCGGCACCCCCGAGGGCGGGGTCGCCTCACCCTCACCCGAAGAGGGCGGCGGTACGGCACGCGGCCCCCGCACCGACGCCCACACCGAGCTCGGAGGGGAGCGAGGCCCCGGGGAACACCACCCCGAGTGCGTCCCCTACGCCCCCAGAACCCTCCGCAAGTAGTCGTTCTGGAACCGCCGATCAGGGTCGAGGCGGTCCCGCAGCGCCGTGAACTCGCCGAAGCGCGGGTACACCTGGGAGAAGTACTCGGCGTCCCGGGTGTGGATCTTGCCCCAGTGCGGACGGCCTTCGTGCGCGGTGAAGATTCGCTCGGCCGCGGTGAAGTACCGCTGGTAGGGCGTGCCCTGGAACATGTGGACGGCGATGTACGCGGTGTCCCGGCCCGAGGCGGTGGACAGAGTGATGTCGTCCGCCGGAGCGGTGCGCACCTCCACGGGGAAGCTGACCTTCAGGCCGGAGCGGTCGACCATCGTCTTGAGCTCGCGCAGCGCCTCGACGACGGCCGCGCGCGGAACGGCGTACTCCATCTCCACGAAGCGCACCCGGCGCGGAGACGTGAAGACCTTGTAAGGGATGTCGGTGTAGGTCCGCGCGGACAGGGCCTTGCTGGAGATCTGGGCGATCGCGGGGATCGTGGCGGGCACCGCGCGGCCGACCCAGTTGGCCACCTGGAAGACCCCGTTGGAGAGGAACTCGTCCTCGAACCAGCTCTGGAGCTGGGGCACCGGCTTCTCCGGACCCGCGCTGCGGTTGTTGCGCTTGGTGTTGGTGTTCCCGGTGTGCGGGAACCAGTAGAACTCGAAGTGCTCGTTCTCGGCCCAGAGTTCCTCGAAGTCGGAGAGGACCCTGTCGAACGGCATCGGCTCCTCGCGGGCCGTGAGCAGGAAGACGGGCTCCACGGCGAAGGTGATCGCGGTGACGATGCCCAGGGCACCGAGGCCGATGCGGGCCGCCGCGAAGACGTCCGGGTTCTCCTTCTCGGAGCAGGTGAGGACCGAGCCGTCGGCGGTGACCAGTTCCAGGCCCTTGATCTGGGCGGCGATCGATCCGGAGTCGCGGCCCGTGCCGTGGGTGCCGGTACTGGTGGCCCCGGAGACCGTCTGCTCCATGATGTCGCCCATGTTCGTCAGCGACAGTCCCTCGCGCGCCAAGGCCACGTTGAGTCTCTTGAGCGGCGTGCCGGCCTCCACCGTGACGGTCATGGCGTCGCGATCAATGTCGCGTATGCCGGTCAACAGTTGAGGACGGATCAACACACCGTCCGTCGCGGCTATGGACGTGAAGGAGTGCCCGCTGCCGACGGCCTTCACCTTCAGGCCGTCCTCGGCGGCCCGCCGCACGGCGGCGGCCAGCTCGTCGACGGAGGCCGGGGTGACCTCCCGCGCGGGCCGCGCGGAGACGTTGCCGCCCCAGTTACGCCACGTGCCGTTCTTTCCGTTCGCTGTGCTGCTCAACGGAGCCTCCCCGACCCGTAGCCGGCCGCTTGAGCCGACGGAATCCGAGGAAACCCACCGCGACCGCGACGGCCCCGGCCACCGCCGGAACCCCGTACCCGGCACGCGCCCCGGCCGCGTCGATCACCCAGCCGGCCGCGGAGGAGCCGAGTGCGACCCCCACCGCGAGTCCGGTGCTCACCCAGGTCATGCCCTCGGTGAGCTGCGCGCGTGGTACGTGCTCTTCGATGAGGGACATCGTCGTGATCATCGTCGGAGCGATGGCCAGACCCGCAACGAACAGCGCCACGGCCAGAAACGGCAAGTTTCCGACCAGTAGGAGGGGGATCATACTCACGGCCATGGCACACACGCCCAGCAACCACCGGCGTTCCGGGGCCCCTGCGAAGTGCAGCAGTCCGAAGACCATGCCCGCCACACACGAACCGGCCGCGTACAGCGCGAGGACGATGCTCGCGGCGGCCTTGTGCCCCTCCTCGTCGGCGAAGGCCACGGTGACCACGTCGACCGCCCCGAAGATCGTCCCGGTCGCCACGAAGGTGGCCACCAGGACCTGTAGGCCCCGCGAGCGCATGGCCGTGCCCCCGCCACGGTGCTCGCGCGGGTGCGGCTCCGGCTCGGTGGCGCGCTGCGCGGTCAGCCAGAAGACGCCGACGGCCAGGAAGCAGGCGGCGAGCAGCGGACCGGCCTCCGGGAACCAGGCTGTGGACAGGCCGATGGAGATGATCGGCCCGAAGATGAAGCACACCTCGTCCACCACGGACTCGAAGGAGTACGCGGTGTGCAGTTGCGGGGTGCCCCGGTACAGGGCCGCCCAGCGGGCCCGGATCATCGCGCCGACGCTCGGTACGCAGCCGATGCCGACGCACGCCACGAACAGCACCCAGTCCGGCCACCCGTAGTGCGCCGCGAACAGCAGGACGGCCGCCGCGGCGAGCGAGATCAGTGTCGCCGGCCGCAGCACCCGCCGCTGTCCGTACCGGTCCACCAGCCGTGAGACCTGCGGTCCGGCCACCGCCGCCGCCAGCGCGATGGTGGCCGACAGGGCACCGGCCAGGCCGTACCGGCCGGTGAGCTGGGAGACCATCGTGACGACGCCGATGCCCATCATCGACAGCGGCATCCGGCCGAGGAAGCCCGCGGCGGAGAAACGCTTGCTGCCGGGGGCGGCGAACAGGGCGCGGTAGGGGCTGGGCACGGGGTCTCCGAAAGGCTCAGTAAGCTGCGAACGCAGTCGAGACAGATTACGCCTCGGGGCGTGCCGGACGCACCCGTCAGGCCGACCCCGGGACCGCCCGCCGCGCAGGTGTCACCCCGCCGTTTCCCGGCTGTCAGTGCAGGGTGGCAGGATCGACTCATGCCAGACGCGCGCGATGTCACCCCCTACGACGCCCTGCTCCTGCTCTCCTTCGGCGGCCCGGAAGGCCCGGACGACGTGGTCCCGTTCCTGGAGAACGTGACGCGTGGGCGCGGCATCCCCAAGGAGCGCCTCAAGGAAGTCGGGCAGCACTACTTCCTGTTCGGCGGGATCAGCCCCATCAACGACCAGAACCGGGCCCTGCTGGACGCCCTGCGCAAGGACTTCGCCGACCACGGCCTGGACCTGCCGGTCTACTGGGGCAACCGCAACTGGGCGCCGTATCTGACGGACACGCTGCGCGAGATGGTCCGCGACGGCCGCCGCCGCATCCTGGTCCTCGCCACCAGCGCCTACGCCTCCTACTCGGGCTGCCGCCAGTACCGCGAGAACCTTGCCGACTCGCTCGCCGCCCTCGCGGCGGAGGGGCTGGAGCTGCCGAAGGTCGACAAGCTGCGGCACTACTTCAACCACCCCGGCTTCCTGGAGCCCATGATCGACGGGGTGCTCCGGTCCCTCGCCGAGCTGCCCGAGGACGTCCGGGACGGGGCGCACATCGCCTTCTCGACGCACTCGATCCCGACGGCCGCCGCCGACACCTCCGGCCCCGTCGAGGACCATGGCGACGGCGGCGCGTACGTCGGTCAGCACCTGGACGTGGCGAAGCTGATCGCGGACGCCGTCCGGGAGCGCACCGGCGTCGACCACCCCTGGCAGCTCGTCTACCAGTCCCGCTCCGGCGCCCCGCACATCCCGTGGCTGGAGCCCGACATCTGCGACCACCTGGAGGAGCGGCACGCGGCCGGCGTCCCGGCCATGGTCGTCGCCCCCATCGGGTTCGTCTCCGACCACATGGAGGTCCTGTACGACCTCGACACGGAGGCCAAGGCCAGGGCGGAGGAGCTGGGGCTGCCGATGCGCCGCTCGGCCACCGTCGGCGCCGACCCGAGGTTCGCCGCCGCGGTCCGCGAGCTCGTCGTGGAGCGCGCCGCCGTCGAGCGCGGGCAGGAGGTCACCCCCTGCGCCCTGAGCGCCCTGGGGGCGAGCCACCACCTCTGCCCGGCCGGCTGCTGCCCGGCCCGCGCCCCCCGGCCCGCCGCCGCGGGCGCCGACAGCCCCTACGCGTGAGGAGCCCCGTGACCGACCCCCTGCACAAGGACCTGCTCGATCTCGCCCAGGAGGCCGCCCGGCGCGCGGGCGCGCTGCTGCGGGACGGGCGCCCGGCCGACCTCGCGGTGGCCGCGACCAAGTCCAGCCCCATCGACGTCGTCACGGAGATGGACATCGCGGCCGAGAAGCTGATCACCGGCCTGATCGCCGAGCGACGCCCGGACGACGGCATCCTCGGCGAGGAAGGCGCCGCCACGGCGGGCACGAGCGGCGTCCGCTGGGTGATCGACCCGCTCGACGGCACGGTCAACTACCTGTACGGGCTGCCCACCTGGTCCGTCTCCATCGCCGCCGAGCAGGACGGCGAGACGGTCGTCGGAGTCGTCACGGTCCCGATGCGCGGCGAGACCTTCCACGCGGTGCTCGGCGGCGGAGCCTGGGCCACCGGGGCCTGGGACGGCGAGCGCAGGCTGGCCTGCCGTCCCGCGCCGCCCCTGGACCAGGCGCTGGTCTCGACGGGCTTCAACTACGTGGCCGAGGTCCGCGCCCACCAGGCCGCCGTCGCCCAGCGGCTGATCCCGCTGCTGCGCGACATCCGGCGGGGCGGTTCGGCGGCCGTCGACCTGTGCGACCTCGCTGCGGGACGCCTCGACGGCTACTACGAGCGCGGCCTGCACGCCTGGGACCTCGCGGCGGGCGACCTGATCGCCCGGGAGGCGGGCGCGCTGACCGGTGGACGCCCCGGAGAGCGCCCGTCGGGTGATCTGGCAGTCGCGGGTACCCCGGGCGTCTTCGAGCCCCTCCAGCGCCTGCTGGAGGACTCCGGGGCGTGGCACGACTGACAGGGCCGTACGGACCGTAGGCAGGGCCACACGGGCCGTAGGCGAGGGGCAGCGGCCGCACGCGAGCCGTGAAGCGACGAAGCGGGCCCCGGCGCTGGATTCGCCGGGGCCCGCTCCGTACGGCCTGTCAGACGCTCGTCGCGCTGACCTCCACACCGTGCTCGGCGGCGAGACGGCGCAGGTCGTCGAGCTCGCCCTGCTCCACCTCGACGAGGAATTCGTCGCCCTCGTCGCGAGCCCGGGACAGATCGGACTCGGTCGCCCTTATGCGCTGCAGAAGTCCTGCGGTGAATGCGTCCATGCTGCGCCCCCTCGTCCTGGGTCGTGGGTCGATGGCACGGGGGTGTGCCGTTCGGAAGGGACGATCACGTCTCCGGTGGATGCCCAGCGCCGCTCAGCTGGGCGGCGACGGTGCCGGACACCCACGCCCGCCCTGCGGAAGCGGGTTGACGCGCACCGCATGGTGGTGCGGTACAAGCAGAGCGTGATCGTGGGATGTAAAGCCGTCCTCCCCAAGCTCCTATCCGTGGAAACCTAACCGGAGGAGAAAATCTCTTATTCCGCCCCGGGCCCCGTCCCGCCACCCGCCTTACCTCCGACTTATGGCCGAAAAGGGCAGGATGGAGGGCAACACACCAACACACCCGTCGAAGCCCCCTGCCCGTCTGCGCCTGTACGGCGCTACGCGGGTGGACACCAGGAAGGACCAGGGACGTGCGCGTACTCGTCGTCGAGGACGAGCAACTGCTCGCCGATGCGGTGGCCACCGGACTGCGCCGGGAGGCCATGGCCGTCGACGTCGTGTACGACGGTGCGGCCGCCCTGGAGCGCATCGGCGTCAACGACTACGACGTGGTCGTCCTCGACCGCGACCTCCCGCTCGTGCACGGCGACGACGTCTGCCGCAAGATCGTCGAGCTCGGCATGCCCACGCGCGTGCTGATGCTCACGGCCTCCGGCGACGTCAGCGACCGGGTGGAGGGCCTGGAGATCGGCGCCGACGACTATCTGCCCAAGCCGTTCGCGTTCAGCGAGCTCATCGCGCGCGTGCGCGCCCTCGGCCGGCGCACCAGCGTGCCCCTGCCGCCGGTCCTGGAGCGCGCCGGGATCAAGCTCGACCCCAACCGCCGCGAGGTCTTCCGCGACGGCAAGGAGGTCCAGCTCGCGCCCAAGGAGTTCGCCGTCCTGGAGGTGCTGATGCGCAGCGAGGGCGCCGTCGTCTCGGCGGAGCAGCTGCTGGAGAAGGCCTGGGACGAGAACACCGACCCGTTCACGAACGTCGTGCGCGTGACGGTCATGACCCTGCGCCGCAAGCTCGGCGAGCCGCCCGTGATCGTCACCGTTCCCGGCTCCGGCTACCGGATCTGATACCCCGTGGCAGCGACTCCCGCGCCCCCGCAGGCACCCCCCAAGCCCACCTGGGACCCCAGAAGGCCCGCACCGCCCTTTCCGTGGCTGCGCCCGACCATCCGCATAAGGCTCACGCTGCTGTACGGCGGCATGTTCCTGATCGCCGGCATCCTGCTGCTGTCGATCATCTACCTGCTGGCCGCCGAGGCGCTGAACGTGGGCAGCGAGCTGCCGTTCAAGATCGTCGAAGGCAAGGTCACCAGCGACATCTGCAACCTGCCCGACCAGGCCTCGCCGGCCGAGTTCAACAACGCCATGAACGCGTGCGTCAACGAGCAGCGCCGGCACGCCCTGGACAACCTGCTCAGCCGCTCGCTCCTGGCCCTGCTCGGTCTGGCGGTCATCGCCTTCGCCTTCGGCTACGCCATGGCCGGGCGCGTCCTGTCGCCGCTGGGCCGGATCACCCGCACCGCGCGCG
This region of Streptomyces caelestis genomic DNA includes:
- a CDS encoding 3-oxoacyl-[acyl-carrier-protein] synthase III C-terminal domain-containing protein — translated: MTTWLPEERETASAVVAAGRITAEESRDLGLTAVPVSGTSAPDMAVLAAERALGASTCAPEDIGLVVHGWLYHQGHDFWSPAHYIAARIGARAALPLGVQQMSNAGAAALGVAVDKLTADACLQAALVTTADRFCPPGFDRWAADYGVVYGDAGTAALLRRLDRERPPSGLVLKSLAFVTDARYESMYRGRDEFSPAPLWRDGRIDVRRPKKAYLEEHGGIAAFTESARSSVRTVLLKALTEAGVEPGDARIRYVALPRLSDSVLDMMYLPVLEGLVAGKTLREREDSGHLGAGDMFANMASISASPDLESGEFAVLIGGGGGFTWSCAVVQAV
- the sepH gene encoding septation protein SepH, whose protein sequence is MPELRVVAVSNDGTRLVLKAADSTEYTLPIDERLRAAVRGDRPRLGQIEIEVESHLRPRDIQARIRAGATAEEVAQMAGIPVDRVRRFEGPVLAERAFMAERARKTPVRRPGENSGPPLGEVVRERLLLRGAEKDTAQWDSWRRDDGTWEVLLVYRVAGEPHSASWTYDPPRRLVQAVDDEARMLIGESDDLTAPEPSFPFVPRIARLPRDRPLDRSGDRERLSLPAQASEPVEESADERDSLTSLLEAVPSFRGDLVVPERPAPEPEEEELVAEPEAEEPPAPAASAGSAYADVLMPRSVGSHRDRLVGATDRQAEADGVRPGRRAAVPSWDEIVFGTRRKKQE
- a CDS encoding inositol monophosphatase family protein, whose protein sequence is MTDPLHKDLLDLAQEAARRAGALLRDGRPADLAVAATKSSPIDVVTEMDIAAEKLITGLIAERRPDDGILGEEGAATAGTSGVRWVIDPLDGTVNYLYGLPTWSVSIAAEQDGETVVGVVTVPMRGETFHAVLGGGAWATGAWDGERRLACRPAPPLDQALVSTGFNYVAEVRAHQAAVAQRLIPLLRDIRRGGSAAVDLCDLAAGRLDGYYERGLHAWDLAAGDLIAREAGALTGGRPGERPSGDLAVAGTPGVFEPLQRLLEDSGAWHD
- a CDS encoding SigE family RNA polymerase sigma factor, translated to MTSALIPCSTHESDRSTAIAHLFVAYRSRLLKLAVTLGTDADAEDIVAEAFYQLHKNWDDLRSPEAAAGYLRSVVRNLARMRLRRLVIARRYAEPRCEPMVHSAEQQALLNNDQRAVVKALRRLPRRQFEALILRHWMNLKEAEIAEAMGISVGAVKSHTSRGMTRLSEMLESRVA
- a CDS encoding ferrochelatase, translated to MPDARDVTPYDALLLLSFGGPEGPDDVVPFLENVTRGRGIPKERLKEVGQHYFLFGGISPINDQNRALLDALRKDFADHGLDLPVYWGNRNWAPYLTDTLREMVRDGRRRILVLATSAYASYSGCRQYRENLADSLAALAAEGLELPKVDKLRHYFNHPGFLEPMIDGVLRSLAELPEDVRDGAHIAFSTHSIPTAAADTSGPVEDHGDGGAYVGQHLDVAKLIADAVRERTGVDHPWQLVYQSRSGAPHIPWLEPDICDHLEERHAAGVPAMVVAPIGFVSDHMEVLYDLDTEAKARAEELGLPMRRSATVGADPRFAAAVRELVVERAAVERGQEVTPCALSALGASHHLCPAGCCPARAPRPAAAGADSPYA
- a CDS encoding MFS transporter, with amino-acid sequence MPSPYRALFAAPGSKRFSAAGFLGRMPLSMMGIGVVTMVSQLTGRYGLAGALSATIALAAAVAGPQVSRLVDRYGQRRVLRPATLISLAAAAVLLFAAHYGWPDWVLFVACVGIGCVPSVGAMIRARWAALYRGTPQLHTAYSFESVVDEVCFIFGPIISIGLSTAWFPEAGPLLAACFLAVGVFWLTAQRATEPEPHPREHRGGGTAMRSRGLQVLVATFVATGTIFGAVDVVTVAFADEEGHKAAASIVLALYAAGSCVAGMVFGLLHFAGAPERRWLLGVCAMAVSMIPLLLVGNLPFLAVALFVAGLAIAPTMITTMSLIEEHVPRAQLTEGMTWVSTGLAVGVALGSSAAGWVIDAAGARAGYGVPAVAGAVAVAVGFLGFRRLKRPATGRGGSVEQHSERKERHVA
- a CDS encoding sulfurtransferase codes for the protein MNAIISASDLASDLTGANPPVLLDVRWQLTAAKASGEPPYDGRAAYEAGHLPGAVFVDLDRELASAPGEGGRHPLPDLARFGAAMRRAGVSSGRPVVVYDGGQGWAAARAWWLLSWTGHPDVRVLDGGLPAWEGPLEKTVPTPAEGDFVPEPGADGLLDADAAAELARSGVLLDARVGERYRGEVEPIDPVAGHIPGAVSAPTTENVGADGCFLPAGELRARFKGLGVAEDARVGVYCGSGVSAAHEVLALAVAGIPAELYVGSWSEWSSDPDRPVAVGPDPR
- a CDS encoding D-arabinono-1,4-lactone oxidase, with protein sequence MSSTANGKNGTWRNWGGNVSARPAREVTPASVDELAAAVRRAAEDGLKVKAVGSGHSFTSIAATDGVLIRPQLLTGIRDIDRDAMTVTVEAGTPLKRLNVALAREGLSLTNMGDIMEQTVSGATSTGTHGTGRDSGSIAAQIKGLELVTADGSVLTCSEKENPDVFAAARIGLGALGIVTAITFAVEPVFLLTAREEPMPFDRVLSDFEELWAENEHFEFYWFPHTGNTNTKRNNRSAGPEKPVPQLQSWFEDEFLSNGVFQVANWVGRAVPATIPAIAQISSKALSARTYTDIPYKVFTSPRRVRFVEMEYAVPRAAVVEALRELKTMVDRSGLKVSFPVEVRTAPADDITLSTASGRDTAYIAVHMFQGTPYQRYFTAAERIFTAHEGRPHWGKIHTRDAEYFSQVYPRFGEFTALRDRLDPDRRFQNDYLRRVLGA
- a CDS encoding VOC family protein encodes the protein MTDARESAGPNGATPARHTPGTPCWVSLMVHGPAATQEFYGTLFGWEFQPGPQQLGPYVRALLDGHEVAGIGRLPPDRHLPIAWTPYFASENVDLTAETVRSCGGTIGVGPLDAADAGRLAIGSDPSGAVFGIWQASAHLGTAVSDVPGTPAWNELLTFESATVAKFYRTVFGYQEEPVVSADFDYVTLNLGGRPVVGIHGLGQTLPRDRGAHWVTYFQVADVDDALDHLVHLGGQALKPTHDTAHGRVATAADPEGARFALLQRQR
- a CDS encoding response regulator transcription factor codes for the protein MRVLVVEDEQLLADAVATGLRREAMAVDVVYDGAAALERIGVNDYDVVVLDRDLPLVHGDDVCRKIVELGMPTRVLMLTASGDVSDRVEGLEIGADDYLPKPFAFSELIARVRALGRRTSVPLPPVLERAGIKLDPNRREVFRDGKEVQLAPKEFAVLEVLMRSEGAVVSAEQLLEKAWDENTDPFTNVVRVTVMTLRRKLGEPPVIVTVPGSGYRI